CCACACTACCAGCGTCCGGGCGTCACTGACAACGCAGAGTGGCAACGTCCGGGAACGGCAGGCGTGCCGTGACGCTGGCCTGATGGGTGTCTCGTTCCGTCCTGTTCCAACGCCTCCTGGAAGCGGCGGCAGGGCAGTGGAGGGCGGCTACAGGCTGCTGTCTGAAGCAACGCTGGCCTCTTTCGGCAGGTAGGAAGGCTGCTGGATTCCGGGACGCTGGGGTTCGGGAGTTCCTGGCACGTCCGGGGAAGGCCGTGCCGGATGGGCCGGGTGTTCGGGCCAGCGACGGCGTTCTTCAGCTCGTATTAATCTTGGACGGATCTATATTTACACCCGTCCATTTTCGTGGCATGATCTGACCTGTGGAGGTCACCCCAGCACCCGGACGCCGTGAACGCAAGAAACTCGAGACCTGGCGAACGATCCGCCACGTCGCCCTGAACCTGATCCTCGAACGCGGCTACAGCAACGTCAGCCTCGAGGACATCGCCCGGGCCGCCGACGTCTCCCGCGCCACGCTGTTCAACTACTTCCCGTCCAAGGAAGCCATGCTCTTCGCACCCGACCCCGAGGAACAGCAGCGCTGGCAGGCCTTCCTGGACGCCCGCCCCCACGAAGAACACCCCTGGACCACCCTGGAAGCCTTCTTCCTCGACTACACCGCCGGGTACGAGACGAAACTCCGACTGCAGA
The Deinococcus seoulensis genome window above contains:
- a CDS encoding TetR/AcrR family transcriptional regulator: MEVTPAPGRRERKKLETWRTIRHVALNLILERGYSNVSLEDIARAADVSRATLFNYFPSKEAMLFAPDPEEQQRWQAFLDARPHEEHPWTTLEAFFLDYTAGYETKLRLQKQLQAEVAALRQGNQDVSERLSTFLTDWLGARLHAQRRDPQDAALLSALAFTVMGVVFARWQADEPFSVFQDLLRTTFRRAGQGLTSTL